A single region of the Streptomyces sp. NBC_01803 genome encodes:
- a CDS encoding urea amidolyase associated protein UAAP2, with amino-acid sequence MTAPAPSTATATATVTVTDVTVPARAPWSAVLRRGQSLTITDLGGNQAVDFLVYDAHDTAVRYSAPDTIQAQGNLFLTTGTVLMSSEHTPLMTITDDTCGRHDTVGGACSRESNTLRYGHHTWGQHACVDNFLAEGARHGLGKRDLVSNINWFMNVPVEPDGTLGIVDGISAPGLRVTLRAETDVLVLVSNCPQINNPCNGFDPTPVRMVITEGGRG; translated from the coding sequence ATGACCGCGCCCGCGCCCAGCACAGCGACCGCCACGGCTACCGTCACCGTCACCGACGTCACCGTGCCCGCCCGCGCGCCCTGGTCCGCCGTCCTGCGCCGGGGCCAGTCGCTGACCATCACCGACCTCGGCGGCAACCAGGCCGTCGACTTCCTCGTCTACGACGCCCACGACACCGCCGTCCGCTACAGCGCGCCCGACACCATCCAGGCCCAGGGCAACCTCTTCCTCACCACCGGCACCGTCCTGATGTCCAGCGAGCACACCCCGCTCATGACCATCACCGACGACACCTGTGGCCGGCACGACACCGTCGGCGGCGCCTGCAGCCGCGAGTCCAACACCCTCCGCTACGGCCACCACACCTGGGGCCAGCACGCCTGCGTCGACAACTTCCTCGCCGAGGGCGCCCGCCACGGCCTCGGCAAGCGGGACCTGGTCAGCAACATCAACTGGTTCATGAACGTGCCCGTCGAGCCCGACGGCACCCTCGGCATCGTGGACGGCATCTCCGCCCCCGGCCTGCGCGTCACTCTCCGCGCCGAGACCGACGTCCTGGTCCTCGTCTCCAACTGCCCGCAGATCAACAACCCCTGTAACGGCTTCGACCCCACCCCCGTTCGGATGGTCATCACCGAGGGCGGGCGCGGATGA